The Ornithodoros turicata isolate Travis chromosome 9, ASM3712646v1, whole genome shotgun sequence genome includes a region encoding these proteins:
- the LOC135369113 gene encoding uncharacterized protein LOC135369113, whose protein sequence is MYGDTDYVELLTDNETKVKVYLPNRFKRLSDEDLEEMRQLPNLQMEKKEGYRNGKKLAYSDIIFTNGKKKLHDEILEWIQQIAPLEMSEENERQHAAATHCNFCKESFAKKQKVRDHDHFFSNEEHFGLVVRKGVFCYSHITDFDVYDEPCLPPREKFFNTLNGVEVSEEDYNHAQNVFEKFQMTSLGEYSDLYLLTDTLLLADVFQNFRKWTLDVHKIEPLHFVSLPGLSMSCALKMSEIQLELIHDPDAYLLIENGLRGGVTQCSLRKATANIPGTEQFDPTQPTRIINYIDVNGLYGSVMRESLPYGGFQWLTKEEIENLDVTRIPHDASIGYFLEVDLLYDPEIHDRHSDLAVAPEKMSFPYDLLSDYQKQLMEKFGLPSKAIEPKLLLTLFNKEKYFLHYRNLQLYMQLGLQVTKVHRVLKFNQKPLLRDYVDFNHELRKNATNTFERQKSKYMINAVFGRFCMQVRKFVDCRLTVTDEQVLKLLRKPNLKQFRALSAHVILFQFSQAVLQMKQPLYLGFTILELSKLKMFDFYHNHLMRVAPDTRLLYMDTDSYIILLSDEKSLLELADDHLDNSAYEQDNPLYSTKNKMVLGKFKNEMPRDHILGFCCLKPKLYALDLCSKKQYNRAKGVKLCEARKLHFSTYTDALEHGTIHRVKQNLIVQKDNVNKSVTVRKIALNPLDTKRYICSDGVETLPFGMTVL, encoded by the exons ATGTATGGAGACACTGACTACGTAGAATTACTGACAGACAATGAGACCAAGGTGAAAGTCTACCTTCCGAATAGATTCAAGCGACTTTCGGACGAAGACCTGGAAGAGATGAGACAGTTACCAAACCTCCAAATGGAGAAGAAGGAGGGATACCGCAATGGCAAGAAGTTGGCGTATTCAGACATCATTTTCACTAATGGCAAGAAAAA ATTACATGACGAAATTTTGGAGTGGATACAGCAGATTGCACCTCTGGAAATGAGCGAAGAGAACGAACGCCAGCACGCCGCCGCCACCCACTGTAACTTTTGTAAAGAGTCGTTTGCAAAGAAACAGAAAGTGCgcgaccatgaccat TTTTTCTCAAATGAAGAACACTTTGGACTTGTCGTTCGCAAGGGGGTCTTTTGCTACAGCCATATCACCGACTTCGATGTCTATGATGAGCCTTGTTTACCACCTCGTGAGAAATTCTTCAATACACTCAATGGAGTGGAAGTAAGTGAAGAAGACTACAACCATGCGCAGAATGTCTTCGAAAAATTCCAAATGACAAGTCTTGGCGAATATTCAGATTTGTACCTGCTCACTGACACgctgcttttagcagacgtgtttcaaaacttTCGCAAATGGACACTTGATGTGCACAAAATTGAGCCCCTGCATTTCGTATCTCTCCCAGGGTTAAGCATGTCCtgcgcactaaaaatgagtGAGATACAACTAGAACTCATTCACGACCCTGATGCGTACCTGCTAATTGAGAATGGCTTGCGAGGAGGTGTAACACAATGCTCTCTTCGAAAAGCGACCGCAAATATTCCgggaacagagcagtttgatCCAACACAACCGACAAGAATAATTAACTACATTGACGTTAACGGTCTGTATGGATCAGTAATGCGAGAGTCGCTACCCTATGGAGGGTTTCAGTGGTTGACAAAGGAAGAAATTGAGAACCTAGACGTAACTCGCATTCCACATGATGCATCTATTGGTTACTTTCTCGAAGTGGATCTGTTGTATGATCCAGAAATTCATGATCGTCATAGTGATCTTGCAGTTGCACCAGAGAAAATGTCCTTTCCCTACGACCTATTGTCAGACTACCAGAAACAGTTGATGGAAAAGTTTGGGCTTCCGTCGAAAGCTATCGAGCCAAAGCTGCTGCTAACATTGTTCAACAAAGAGAAGTACTTTCTTCACTATCGCAATTTGCAGTTGTACATGCAATTGGGGTTGCAAGTCACAAAGGTTCACAGAGTTCTAAAATTCAACCAGAAACCTCTTCTTCGTGACTATGTGGATTTCAATCACGAACTGCGAAAAAATGCCACTAATACATTCGAACGTCAGAAGAGTAAGTATATGATAAATGCTGTTTTCGGGAGATTTTGTATGCAAGTGAGGAAATTTGTAGACTGTCGCCTCACAGTGACGGACGAACAAGTTTTAAAACTCTTGCGTAAGCCAAACCTCAAACAGTTTCGAGCATTAAGTGCTCATGTAATCCTGTTTCAGTTCTCCCAGGCAGTGCTTCAGATGAAACAACCACTATACTTGGGTTTCACAATACTGGAACTCTCAAAGCTTAAGATGTTTGACTTctatcacaatcatctgatgcGAGTAGCTCCCGATACTAGACTGTTGTACATGGACACAGATTCCTATATAATATTGCTGAGCGATGAAAAGTCACTGCTTGAACTAGCTGACGATCACTTGGACAACTCAGCCTATGAGCAAGACAATCCTTTGTATTCGACGAAAAACAAAATGGTACTGGGCAAGTTTAAGAATGAGATGCCTCGTGATCATATACTTGGTTTTTGTTGCTTAAAACCCAAGCTATATGCACTAGATCTCTGTAGCAAGAAACAGTACAACCGTGCCAAAGGTGTAAAGCTGTGTGAAGCACGAAAACTTCACTTTTCCACGTACACAGATGCTCTTGAACATGGCACAATACACAGGGTTAAACAGAACCTCATCGTGCAGAAGGACAACGTAAACAAAAGCGTGACCGTGAGAAAAATAGCTCTCAACCCTCTGGACACAAAGCGATATATTTGCTCGGATGGAGTAGAGACATTACCTTTTGGTATGACAGTGTTGTGA